The Deltaproteobacteria bacterium genome segment GCTCGGCCATGTCGAGGCCGGTGCGCCAGTCGCCCGGAAACACCGCCGCGCTCGCGCGCGCGATCGCCGCCAGACCGCGGACATAGCTGTCCCCCGTTTGCGCGGCCAGGTCTTCGACCGTGTGGACGCGGCGCGCGAGGCGGCTCGGCGGCGCGCCGCGCAGCGCGTCGTAGACCGCGTCCACTGTGAGCGCGCGGGCGACGCGCACCGGCTCGCCGGCCCGCAGGGCCTCGCGCGTGTGCAGCGCCTGAAACAGCGGCGTGAGTCGCGAGTCGATCGCGACGATGCCCATCGCACCGGTCCAGCATGCGTCGACCCGCAGCAGCTCGCGCGCGGACAACTCGTCGGCGCCGCGCCGCCGAAACCGCGAGCGCGGCCGCCACCGGCCGAGCAACGCTCTCGCCAGCGCGCGGCGCGAATAGGAGGGCAACTCGAGGCCGACGGCGGCCAGCACGTGCGACAGCGCGGCCAGTCCCGCGTCGACGCGGCCGCTGCGCAACAGCTGGTCGGCCGCGCGGCGCTGCAGCTCGAGGGCGTCGGTGTCGCCAGCCGGCGTACCCGCGACGGCCTCGAGGTAGGCGTCCGCCGCCTCCCCGGCGCGCCCCGCCGCCGCCAGCGCGTCGCCGAATTCCGCCCACAGCGCGCGGCGCTCGGCCGGCGATGGATCGAGATCGAGCGCGTCGCGGAACAGCGCCGCCGCGCGTGCAAACGCGAACGCCTCGCGCGCGCGCCGCGCCGCGCGCACGGTGTAGACGCGCGCCTTGTCGCGATATCCGGCGGCGCGCCAGTGCACCGCGAGCGCCTCGTCGTCGCGCGTCCCGCGCGCCTCGAGCGCCAGCGCCAGCGCCTCGTGTACGCCGGCGCGGACTTGACGCGCGAGCGAGCCGACCACGGCCGCGCGAACGGCATCGTGCACCGGCGCAATCTGGTCGCCGCGGCGGACGCCGCTGGTGCGCACCATCCGGGCTGCGCGCAGCGACGCGACCCGCTGCAGGTAGGCGGCAAAGTCCATCCCCGCCGCATGTGCGACGACGTGGTGCGCGACCGGCGCACCGGCGACCGACACGATCTCGAGGATGTGGCGAGCGCCGAGCGGCAGCGACGCAAGGCGCTCTTGAATGAGCGCGGCGAGATCGTGCGCCGCGCCGACGCCGCCGCCGGCGCGCGCGCGCCGCACCAGCTCCTCGACGAACAGCGGCAACCCGGCCGCGGCGGCCGCGATCGCATCGGCGTCGTCGGCCGCGCCGAGTCCGACCGCGAGAGTGCGCGCATCCTCCACCGGCAGTGGCTCGAGCGCGAGCACCACCGCGCCGTCGAGCGGCGGTTCGCTCGCCGCGTGGGCCGTCGCCAGCAGCAGCACCGGGGGCGGGCCGTCCTCCATCAACGCGCGCAGCAGGGCGCGGCTGTCGGCGTCGGCCCACTGCAGGTCCTCTACGACGAGCAGCGTCGGCGCCCGCCGCGCGATTTGCGCCACCAACTCGCGCAACGCCGCGAACAGCCGCGCCCGCTGCACGGTCGGGTCCGCCGGTCCGGCAACCTCGTCGGCCATGCGCGCGAACGCGGGCAACCGGCGTAGCACCGGAAACACGCGCGAAAGCAGCGCGGCGTCGCGCGGCGCCACCGCCGCGACCTCGGTCTCGGGCAGCGTCATCAGGTAGCGCGTGATCGCGTCCACCAGTTCGTCGGCCGCCTTGAACGGCACCGATTCGCGCTCGTAGCAGTGACCGCCCAGGACGATCGCGTCCTGCTCGGCGCGCCGCACCTGGCGCACGAACTCGCGCACCAGGGCGGACTTGCCGACGCCCGACTCGCCGGCCACGACCACCGCGGTCGCCGCGCCGCGCCCGCCCCGGTACACGTCCCACAGCCGCGCCAGCTCGCGCGCGCGCCCGACGAACAGCTCGTTGCTGTCGTCCGCCGCCGGGGCCGGCAGCTCCGCTCGAACGCCGAGGCGTCGCAACACCTCGCGCCCGGTCGGTCGCTGCGACGGTGCGACCCGCAACAGATCGACGCACAGCTCGTCGAGATCGGGCGGCACTCCCCGCACGAGCACCGACGGCGGCGGCGGCTCCCGGTGCTGCTTGTCCATCATGACCTGCGTGCTCGTGCCGGAAAACGGCAGCACGTGCGTGAGCGCCTGGTACAGCAGCGTTCCCACGGCGTACCAGTCGGCCGCCGGCCCGGCCGTGCGGCCGCGCGCCTGTTCCGGCGCCATGTAGTCCGGCGTGCCGACCGTCCACCCCGGCTCCAAGTCGGGATCGCCCGTGACGGCCGACACGAACCCGAAGTCGAGCAACACGACGCGGCCGTTCGGTTCGACGAGGATGTTGGACGGCTTGATGTCGCGGTGGACCTTGCCCGCGTCGTGGACGGCGATCAGCGCGCGCGCCAGCTGCGCGAGCGCGTCGCGCAACCGCTCCTCGTCGAACGTGGTGCCGGCGCGGCGCGGCCGCACCCACTCGAGGAAGTCGACGCCGTCGACCAACTCCATGCTGAACGCCCAGCGGCCGTCACTCTCGACCAGTTCGCCGAGTTGAACGAGGTTTGGGTGGCGCAGCGCCTGGATCGCGCGGAACTCGTTTTTGAACCGCACGAGCAGGTAGGGGTCGTCGGTGCGCAGCGTCTTGACGGCCACGCGCGCGCCGGTCTCGCGATCGATCGCCTCGTGGACGACGCCGACCGCGCCGGCCCCCAGGCGCCGGACGACCTCGAAGCGCTGCTGCACGCCCCGATCGTAACGGGGATTGCGGAAAGTGGCCGTGAGGACCGTCGTCTGACGCGCCATGTTATCGAAATGACACACCCGATCGCGCGGCCCGCGCGCCCCAGAACCCGCGGGCGAGTGATAAAACGCGCGCATGGAATTCGGTTCGCCCCTCGACCCGCACCTCACCGACCCCACCGAAGAGCACGCGATGTTGCGGCAGACGGTGCGGGACTTCGTCCGCAAGGAGGTCGAGCCGCAGGCCGAGGAGCACGACCGCGCCGGGGAGTTGAACGTCCCTCTGCTGCGCTCGCTCGGCGAACTCGGCCTGCTCGGCGTCACCGTGCCCGACGCCGATGGCGGCGCCGGCATGGACGCGACCGCCGCGGTGATCTGCCACGAGGAACTCGCGTGGTCCGACCCCGGCTTCACGCTGGCCTACCTGAGCCACGCGCTGTTGTTCGTCAACAACTTCTACTGGGCATCCAGCGCCGATCAGCGGCGCCGCTACCTGCCGCGCGTGCTGTCGGGAGAATGGATCGGCGCGATGGGGATGACCGAGCCGGCCGTCGGCACCGACGTGCTCAACATGCAGACCACCGCCGTCAAGCGCGGCGACCGCTACCTGCTCAACGGGCGCAAGATGTTCATCACGAACGGCAACGAGGCCGACGTGTTCATCATCTACGCCAAGGTCGACGGGCGCATCACGACGTTCGTCGTCGAGCGCAGCTTCGACGGGTTCAGCACGGGGCCGAAGATTCCAAAGATGGGGATGCGCGCGTCCACCATGTGCGAACTCATCCTCGAGGACGTCGAGGTGCCCGCCGACAACCTCCTCGGCACCGAGGGCGGCGGCATCACAAACATGATGCGCAATCTGGAGATCGAGCGGCTCGGGCTGGCCGCGATCAGTCTCGGCATCGCGAACCGCTGCCTGCACGTGATGGCCCACTACGCGGTGGAGCGCCACGCGTTCGGCGTCCCGATCGCCGAGCACGGCCAGATCCAGCGCCACATCGGCGAGGCCTACGCCAAGACGCAGGCGATCCGCGCCCTGCTGTACGGCGTGGCCGCGACCGTGTCACCGCACCGGCGCAATCGACTCGGCACCGACGCCGTCAAGCTGTTTGCGAGCACCGCCGCCAAGCAGATCGCGGATTCGGCGGTGCAGGTGCTCGGGGGCTACGGCTACTGCGCCGAGTACCGGGTCGAGCAGTTCCTGCGCGACGCCAAGCTGCTCGAGATCGGCGGCGGCACGATCGAGGCGCACCAAAAGAACATCGTCCGCGATCTCGTCAAGCTCGTGCGCGCATGACGGTCCGCCGTGCGAGGCGGCGACAGCGGCGCGGTGCCGCCGGCCCGCGGCCGGCGACATCGGTCCGCCGCGGCCGGCGAGCCCGCGCCTCGCCGCGGCCGCTCGTCAGCCTTTGAGCCAGCGCTCGAACGCCTTGTAGTTCCACGGCCGGCCGAGGAAGTCGCGGATCAACTCCGCGGCGTCCTTCGACCCGCCCGGCGCGAGAACGCGGTCCCGATA includes the following:
- a CDS encoding serine/threonine-protein kinase PknK, which codes for MRAFYHSPAGSGARGPRDRVCHFDNMARQTTVLTATFRNPRYDRGVQQRFEVVRRLGAGAVGVVHEAIDRETGARVAVKTLRTDDPYLLVRFKNEFRAIQALRHPNLVQLGELVESDGRWAFSMELVDGVDFLEWVRPRRAGTTFDEERLRDALAQLARALIAVHDAGKVHRDIKPSNILVEPNGRVVLLDFGFVSAVTGDPDLEPGWTVGTPDYMAPEQARGRTAGPAADWYAVGTLLYQALTHVLPFSGTSTQVMMDKQHREPPPPSVLVRGVPPDLDELCVDLLRVAPSQRPTGREVLRRLGVRAELPAPAADDSNELFVGRARELARLWDVYRGGRGAATAVVVAGESGVGKSALVREFVRQVRRAEQDAIVLGGHCYERESVPFKAADELVDAITRYLMTLPETEVAAVAPRDAALLSRVFPVLRRLPAFARMADEVAGPADPTVQRARLFAALRELVAQIARRAPTLLVVEDLQWADADSRALLRALMEDGPPPVLLLATAHAASEPPLDGAVVLALEPLPVEDARTLAVGLGAADDADAIAAAAAGLPLFVEELVRRARAGGGVGAAHDLAALIQERLASLPLGARHILEIVSVAGAPVAHHVVAHAAGMDFAAYLQRVASLRAARMVRTSGVRRGDQIAPVHDAVRAAVVGSLARQVRAGVHEALALALEARGTRDDEALAVHWRAAGYRDKARVYTVRAARRAREAFAFARAAALFRDALDLDPSPAERRALWAEFGDALAAAGRAGEAADAYLEAVAGTPAGDTDALELQRRAADQLLRSGRVDAGLAALSHVLAAVGLELPSYSRRALARALLGRWRPRSRFRRRGADELSARELLRVDACWTGAMGIVAIDSRLTPLFQALHTREALRAGEPVRVARALTVDAVYDALRGAPPSRLARRVHTVEDLAAQTGDSYVRGLAAIARASAAVFPGDWRTGLDMAERAEGIFRDECVGVAREISIAQQFNSMARFYLGELRAADALLSAGLRHAQEIGDLYSASTLRLGIRNAQWLARDDVAAARFHLEEALRDWPDESFYLQHYMGAFARANLELYVGDAVAALAAVEDAWEPARRALVLRAQFARINLRFARARAALAAGGAAAAARVAADARALRREGPAYAAAYAALLAAGVAEAEGHAVRAARGYARVAERFAALGMRPFEWCARFAAGRALGGAEGDERRLRAAGELRELGVAAPEAFTAIWAPPPAR
- a CDS encoding isovaleryl-CoA dehydrogenase — its product is MEFGSPLDPHLTDPTEEHAMLRQTVRDFVRKEVEPQAEEHDRAGELNVPLLRSLGELGLLGVTVPDADGGAGMDATAAVICHEELAWSDPGFTLAYLSHALLFVNNFYWASSADQRRRYLPRVLSGEWIGAMGMTEPAVGTDVLNMQTTAVKRGDRYLLNGRKMFITNGNEADVFIIYAKVDGRITTFVVERSFDGFSTGPKIPKMGMRASTMCELILEDVEVPADNLLGTEGGGITNMMRNLEIERLGLAAISLGIANRCLHVMAHYAVERHAFGVPIAEHGQIQRHIGEAYAKTQAIRALLYGVAATVSPHRRNRLGTDAVKLFASTAAKQIADSAVQVLGGYGYCAEYRVEQFLRDAKLLEIGGGTIEAHQKNIVRDLVKLVRA